From the Flavobacterium gyeonganense genome, the window ACCTTCAGTTCCTCCCATATTGCCATCAATCATAGCTATTACCATTGGTTTTGCTTTATTCTCAGCTATCAGATTGTCTAAAATCAAATTAGCTTTGCCCTGATTGGCCCATCCTCTCTGATCTTCACCTCCGCCGTGCAATAAATATAAAACAGGAAATTTTTCTGGAGCATTTTCATAACCCGGCGGTGTATAAACATACATTTCACGCCATGAATTATTACCTTTTGAAAAATATTTCTTAATCCTGATATCACCATGTGGAATATCTTTTAAAGCATAAAACTCCCCTTCTTTATTAGGTATTTCAATTCCGCTGGCCATACGTCCCATACCATAAAAACTTTCGCTTGACGGATCAGCAACAGCAACGCCATCAATAAGCAGTGAATAATAATTAAATCCCTTATTAACGACATCAGTAGTTACATTCCATGTTCCTTCTTCATCTTTTATCAGGTCATATTTTTTTCCTAAATCAATTTGCACTTTTGTAGCTTGTGGTGCTTTTACTTTAAAAACGACCCGGTTATCCGGCAGTATTTGAGGATATTTAGCAGTACGGATATTCGTTTCTGCCTGTGTTCCTAAAACAGTATATTTCGCAAAACTTGAAGCATCTACGGGCTTGAATAAAAACTGTGAGAACATGTACAAACCGTTTTTCCATACCTTAAAATCATGAACGCCCGGTTCTATATAATAAACATGTGGAACATCATTTTTATATAGATAATCGTGGGTGCGTTTGCTGTTACTAATAAGCCAGTCGTTATCTCCACAGGAAATCCAGAGCAATTTTAATTTCTTTTGCTTCTTCAGGATCAGAAAGAAGCTCTTTAGGGATTTTGGTATTTGGAGCAGCAGAAAATGCGCCAACCCATGCAAATTTATCTAAATTACCTAATCCGAAATTCAGGGATTGACCGCCTCCCATTGACAATCCTGCAATAGCGCGATGTTCTCTATCTTTGAGAACCGGATATTTTTTTTCAATAAAAGGAATTAGGTCATTTAATAAATCTTTTTCGAAAGTTGCAAATGCCTGTACTTTATCCGGAGCCATTATATTACCTATAGCACTATCGTCTTTCATTGCCCTGCCATTTGGCATCACTACTATCATATGTTCTATGGTCCCTTCTGCGTAAAGGTTATCGAGAATAATCTGCGGATTACCGCCGTTAAGCCACTCTTTTTCATCGCCTCCTATTCCGTGCAAAAGATATAATACAGGATATTTTTTCTTTTTATTGAATCCCGGTGGTGTATAAACGGTAGCTTTTCGGATTGAACCCACGGTTTTAGATTCATAAGTAATGGTCTCTATTTTTCCGGCGGGTATGTCTGCATTCAACTGATCAAAACCAACAGGAGCCTGTATTCTTAAAGAAATACCTTTATCAGAGAATTGATATCCCAACAAAGAAAGCATTTTCTGAGCATAGCGTTTTCCTAATTCTCTGTAACCTGAAGCATTAAAATGTAAAAAATCAGGTTCTACTGTACAACCTTTAGATGAAATTACATAAGAATTCGATATTGTTTTTGGCAGTGTTGCAATAATTTTATTCATGCTTCCACATTTACCATTCTGGTCTTCATTTACCGTCTCACCAGAAAGAAGCGGCACTTTTTTCGGATCCAGATTCAGATCTTTCATCAAATTATCATAGACAATTTTTACTTTTTTAGGCCAAAGTGTATCACCGGTATTAGATTCTCCCTGATGTAGTAAAATACCTTTAATAACACCCTTTTTTTGCGCTATTTTTGCCATCTCAACCAGCCTTGCATAAGGATTTCCGTCGTATTCCTTAATCATGCCCTTCATCCAGTCAGGTGCTGTTGCAATGTATTCTGCTGACTTATTTTTATCAAAAAGCTCAATTTTACAACCTCCAACTGCTACATTGATAACACCTACTTTTACTTTTTTAGGAAGATTAGCAATCAGGTTTCTTCCAAAATAATCAACAGGCGTTAGTCCGGTATTACATCGGCATAAAGGTGGAACTGCGGTATACCAGTTCCCTATTTTACGTCCTGTCTCTGGACAGTCTACAGCTGCCAAAACCTGAAACCTGTCGTCAATTCCTACTTTGTCCTGAGCTTCTATTTTAGCATATCCTTCCATATTCGACTGTCCAAAACTTAAGTAAACATGAAAATCAGGATCCTGAGAGTATCCTTTTTGTGCTATTGAAAAAAGGATAGCAAATGCAAAAAATTTAGTTATTAATTTCATACAGCTATTTTTATTGTCAAAAATCATTAAAGTCTTATTTAAATAAATCCAGATCGACTGCTTCTCCCATCCTAAGATAACCTGATTCGTTTGGATGCAAAAAGTCGCCGTCATGCATGTCTGATAAAATAGTTTTGGAGCCCATTCCTGAAGCCATTGCCTTATCAAAATCAATTACAGCATCAAAGGCATTACTATTTCGAATCCATTCGTTTACAATATCTCTTGCTTCCTGTCTGTAAGGGGCGTCATAAAACGATTTCTGAAAAGGTAAAATAGTACATCCATATACTTTTATTCCTTTGGCATGTGCTTTATCAATCATTACTTTATAAGCTTCGATCAGTTCCTGAGCTTTAAGAGGAGCATCTTCAGCGTTTTTAATTCCTCCAATATCATTCACGCCTTCAAGAATCATTAACCATTTTGTGCCTTTTTGAGATAATACATCCCTGTCAAAACGATTCAGCGCCGTTGGGCCTAATCCGCCTTTAACCACACAATTTCCTCCTATTCCTAAATTCAAAACCCCTATGTGATCTGTTTTTTTGTTGGCAAGTAATCTGGCAGATAAGATGTCCGTCCATCTGTTTTGTTTGTTTGTTCCTGATCCGCGCCCATCAGTAATAGAATTTCCAAGGCATACAATATTGGCAGCGCTGTCATTATTAACATCTACTCCCATAATAGAGTACCAGTGATCCGTTTTTATCGCACCTGAAAAAGTTGCATTGGCAATGTTATCACCCTGTAAAATATAAGAAGTTGTCCTGGAGCCCGGATGGCCTGATGTTTTATGGGATGCAGCTCCATAATGAATGGTAATGGCTAAAAGCTGTCCCGGTTTTAAATCAAAATCAAAAACATCTGAAAAAACTTCCTGTTCGGGATTCATTGTTATTTCAGGATTTCCGTTGAAACTTAATATTTTTTGTGTTGCCGGATCGATCTCAGGAGCAGTAACCACATTTGCAACACTTACCGATTTTAAAACAGTTGGCTGATCACTAAATAAATTAGAGAAACGCATACGCTGCTGCTTTCCTCCTATTGAAACCCTGATAATCTGTCGAATCGTATTTTCTGCCAGACCAGGTTCTGGAGGCATGTTGTTAGGCTCTACCAGCATTTGTGCTGTTGCCCAGGTGCCTACCCAATTTTTATCCGTTCTTTTCGCTGTTACTTGATTAGGTTTACAACTAACAATAAAAATGAGCAGATTTACTAAGGCCAGAATCGATATTATTTGTCTTTTTTTCATGGTTTATCAGTTTACATTATTACCAAATTTGAAAAATTTCAAAATAGTGTATATAAAGTTATCATATTGATTATATTTTTTTGATTACCTATTATGAATCACAGAAAATCTTTATTTAGATGAAATTGCATAATAATTTTATTGAAATTACACTAAATACAGATTCCTATATTATTTACAAGTAGTATTTGAAAACGGCTAATTAATGATAACTTCTGTTAATTCAAATCTGAATCATTTGCGTGACTGACTAAATGCAACTACCAATCATTCAGAATTTAAAAGCCGAGGGAATTACCCCCCGGCTTATAATTAAAAACTTAGAACCAATTAAACAATAGGTTCAGTGCCTAAAATAATGATTTATTCTTACAGTATTTAAATCAATTTAATTGTAACCTGGATTCTGGTATTCTGCTTTTTCAGCAGCACTCATTTCCATCAAATCTATTTGTCCCTGAGGAATTGGTCGCAAATAATGATGCGGCTCAATAGTTCTGGTAACAACTTGTGGTGTATGATCAACATAATTTGATCCGCCAATTGAATATTTACCTGCAAGTTCATTCCATTTTTGAGTTCTTATTAAGTCGTACCAACGGTATCCCTCTCCATAGTACTCACGAGAACGTTCAGCGAGAATATAATTAATTGTAATTACAGCAGGAGTTGTACTGGTTAATAAAGCGCTATTGTCAGCACTCTTTGCAACATTCCCATTATTATCCCAACGCCATTTTCCGGCACGTGCACGTATTACATTGATAAGACTTCTGGCAGTCATTGAACCAGTTGCTCCTTTTACTGCAGCTTCAGCGGCAACAAAATAGAATTCTGAAAATTTAGCTATCGGAAAAGGTCTGGTGCTACCTGCATTTGGCTGCCCTAATCCTCCTGCATTATCAGTACGATATGGCCCTAACTTCCATAAACCTGGATAAACTATTCTGTTTATTCCGGATGGTGCAATAACGTAATCAGCTCTACCTGGTAAAACTCCTCCACCAACTCCGCTGTCACCTGCTCCTGTAGGATATGTAATTGGTGTCCCTGGTTCATCATTTAAGAAAGTTAAAATTGCACTATTAGGCGTCACAGACAATCCATTAGCATTAGTAAGTGTAGTTACATTTGTTAGTCCCGTACCAAGTAAATTCCAATTTCCTCGATAAACTGACGTAAATGTCCCATCATATCTGGAGTCATTAGTTTTGTCTGCAAATGTATTGGTGAATACTTCAATAGGTGGTGCCATTCTTACCCACGGACGTCCTAAAAATTGATCAGCAGCTCTTTGTACAGACGAAACTGAAGTTGTTCCATTTTTACTTCTTATTGCAGTGTAATTGAATGTACCCATCCATCCTGCAAAATTATCAGGTGAACCTCCACTTCCGTAAGTAAGACTAGCACCATTGTAATATTCACTTTCTTCAGTATGGTCTGCGTAAAGCATTACCTCTTTATTACGGTCATTAGAACCCAAGTTAACATCATAATAATAATCCAATAATCCATATGAACCAGGATTATTAATTCCGTCTAAAGCTATATCGTAAGCTTTTTGAAAATACCATTGAGCATTGTGTCCATCTGGATCTACTCTTGGCGTATCAGGATAGGTTGGGATATTATTTGGATTTTCTAACCACCAGGCATATGTCAGATAGGCTTTTGCTAAAAATAGACGAGCTACTGTTTTAGTCACTGTACCTGTCAATCTAGGTGCAACAGGTAAATCATTTACAGCTGATACCAAATCCGGAAAAATAGCTTTAGTATAAACTTCTGATACCGTATTACGTTTAGACGACCTAGAAGGCTTAGTGTTAAATTTCAGTTCGCCTGCACCTAAATCTAAAGGTACACCTCCAAAATTCTGTACCAATAAAAAGTAATCAAAAGCTCTAAAAAACCTTGACTCAGCAATTAAACTGCTTGCTACACCTACTGCTGCACCATTTTCAATAATTCCGCTGGCAGTATTAATATCATTGTATGAATTGTTCCAAACTACATCAGCTCGGCTTGAATTTGGATTTATTACTCCAACACCTGATAAATCATGATCTTTGAAGTTTCCGTCGGCCTGTTGCCCGTAAGTGTTTTCATCTGTACCGGTTTGAACAGAATTATAATAATATGCCTGTCCGTATATCCAGCGTAAATGTGCATAATGAGAAGTTAATCCCTGTTTTACACCTGCTTCTGTTTTAAAATACCCTGGTTCATAAAAGTCGTGTGGTTTTTCTTCTAAAATATCAGAGCAGCCTGCAAAAGAGAACAATACTACTGATCCTATAATTAATTTTTTAAAAATATATCGTTTCATGGTTGTTCCTTATTAAAATGTTAAGTTAAGTCCGAATAAATAATTTCTGGTAGTAGGTGTATTGGTTCCAATAACCAAAAACCTTCTATTGTATGAAGCTACAGCCTGATTTTCATCACCTAATGAGTTTGTTTCCGGATCCATTCCAGACATTTTATGGTAAGGAGAAAAAAGTACAAAAGGGTTTTGTGCCGTTACATAAAGTCTAAGCTTCTGAATTCCTAAATCTCTCATAAACTGCTGATCTAACGTGTAACCTAATGTTAGTGCTCTGATTTTCACATACGATGCGTCAAAATACCCCATTGTTGACATATATTTTGGATTATCACCGCTTCTAATACCTCTTGGATTAGGAAATTCAGCGTCTCTGTTATCCGGTGTCCAGTAATCTACATCAACATTACTTCTACGACCATCAAGAAGATTAAGATAACTTGCTCCTCCATAAAGTGTACTTATCAAGACACCACCACTTCTAAATGCTCCTACAGCAGAAAAATCGAACCCTTTGTAGGTTAAATTTGTATTGAAACCTCCCTGGAAATCCGGGTCAGTATCTATAATTTGTCTATCACTTGCATTAATTGCACGTGTTGGCGAACCATCTGGATTAAAATCACCTGTATATTTTACTTTAATGGACCCTACTACTGTTCCTTGCTGATTAATACCTGTTGGTCCAGGCTCATAGATTGACATATAAGGATCTCCTTCCTGCCAGATACCCACTTTTTGGTAATCATAAATAGAATTGATATTATGACCAACAAACCAAGAGTTTCCTTCATCTCTTGTAGCTCCTGAAGCCAGTTTGACTAATTTATTATCGTTAGCATATAAGTTAAAACCAACCGTCCAGCTCAATCCTTTTGGATTATCAAGGATTACTCCGTTTAATGCTATTTCAAAACCTTTATTTTCAGTCTCTCCAACATTTCCAATATAATTACTTACACCTCCTGTTGGTGGTAGATTAACACTTTGCAGAACATCGGTAGTATGTGTTTTATAATATTCAATTGTACCAGATAAACGATTATTAAAGAATCCAAAATCTAATCCATAATTCCATGTGGTAGAAAATTCCCAACCTAAATTAGGATTAGGTGCCTGAGTAACATACACTCCTGTAGAGTTTGTACTTCCAAAATTGTAAGGTCTTGTACCTAAAGCTCCTAAAGTAGAATATGGAGCTACTGCCTGATTAGAAGTTGTACCATAACCGGCACGCAATTTTACTAAATTAGCCCATGAAATATTTTTCATAAAAGATTCATTTGAAACTGTCCATCCTACAGATACTGCCGGATAGGTAAACCATTTATTGCCAGGCGCTAATCTTGATGAACCATCAGAACGAACTGTTCCCGAAATAAAATATTTATTATCATATGAATACATCAATCTGGCCATATAAGAAGTTAATCCCCATTGTGTATAATCCTGATCTGCCGGATTTATAACTGCTTCTTCTTCACTCTGTCCTAAGTTGTAAAACTGAAATGCATCAGAAGTAATTCCATTTCTTCTTATAAGAGAACTATTACTTGTACGCTGTTCATTTGAATACAACCCAACAAAATTAATAGTATGTTTATTAGCAAAAGTTTTATCATAAGTTAACAAGTTCTCAATAAGCCATTGTGTTGCAAGTGAATTACCGATAGAAGCATTTGAAATAGTTGTTGGATTTACATCAAACACTCCATATCCCTCATAATATCCACTATTAGATGTACGAAAGTTCAAACCACCATTCATGCGATATTTTAAACCTTCAACTCCAGGTATTTTTAGCTCTGCAAAAATATTATTATAAGAGCTAAAAGCTCTGGTTTGGTTTACATAAGAATCTCCTAAACCTTCTATAGTATTTCTTGTATACACCCAATTTTCATCATTTGCCATTTTAACTGTCCTTTTCAAAGATCCGTCTGGATTATATGGATTTGCTAAAGGAGAAGTACCTAAGATAGTACCTGTACCAATATTATCACCATTTGTGACACTATAATTACTATTAGTAGTAAATCCTACACGGAAAATTTTCCCAATTTGCTGATCTAGCCCGCCTCTAAGACTGAAACGTTCATACTTTTGGCCTGGCAAAACAGACTCTTCTTTATAATATCCTAAACCTGCATTATAGCTACCGCTCTCTGTACCTCCTGAAACACTCACATCATGACTAATCATTTCGCCAGAACCATAAAGAGAATCCTGCCAGTTTATATTAGTATCTCTTGATTCATCAACCCCATCAGTGAAACGACCAGAATAATCACGCAATGCTGCAAATTTTGCACCGTCCATCATATCATATTGACCAAAAATCTGCTTAATACCTGTAAACCCATTGTAAGTAAATGTAGCACTTTGATTTTTACGCCCTTTATTGGTTGTAATCAATATAACTCCATTTGCACCTCTGGAACCATAAATTGCAGTTGCAGATGCATCTTTTAAAACATCAACAGACTTAATATCCACTGGATTGATGTCTCCAATTTGTCCGCCAAATGGAACTCCATCCAGTACAATTAACGGATCATTATCCCCTGTAAGAGATCTTGTTCCACGTATACGAATCTGCATAGCTGCTCCCGGTTTTGTTGAAGTTTGTGTTAGCTCAACACCTGCAAGTCGACCCTGTAATGCCTGTGTTACGTTGGCAGATTGTACCTCATTTAATTCTTTCCCTCCAATTGAAGCTACAGATCCGGTTACCGCTTCTTTTCTTTGTGTACCGTATCCAATAACCACAACTTCTTTTAAAACGCCTGACTCTTCTTCAAGCTTTACGTTGATTTGGTTTTGGCCATTTACAGCTACTTCTTTGCTTTTTAAACCGATAAAGCTAAAAACAAGTACTCCGTTTGAAGGAACATCGATAGAGTAAGTACCATCAAAACCTGTACTTACGCCAGTTTTAGTACCTTTTAAATTTACATTAGCCCCTGGAATAGGGCCATTTGCATCCGATACTGTCCCTTTGACTTTCGTTTGCGCACCCGCATGGAGTGATAAGCCAAGCATTAAGATCAAAAAACAAAAGCATTTTAAATGCTTCGATTTAATTGTAACAAAATAGTTAGTCATAAAAATTGATTTAAATAATTAAAATTCATTTTGGTTTAGTCATTAAGTGTATGTAACAAATGTAGAAAAAAACAATCAATACACAATCGGTTGTTTATTTTTTTTTTAAATTATTAATAATAATATCCTAATAAAAAACATTGTATATAATATAATGCTATAAAAAATACATTATATATATTTTTAAACGAATTTCGGGATTAAAAATAATGATTTAAAAGTGAATATGTCAATTAAGTACATAAATCATAATATTGATATTTTTCCTGAAGCATCAAAATTAAAAAGTAAAATATTGTTAAAATAGCGTTGCCTGAGCTTGGTATAATTGATTTCTTAATAAAAAACACAAATAATCAGATGAAATTTTAAAAATGACATTAAAAACAAAATACAATCGGTTGCTCATTTAACAAAAAAAGCTCCCTGAGTAAAGGAGCTTTTGAAGTCGCAATTTTTATGCTTTTCATATATACAATTTATAAAAACAAATGATATAATTATTTACAACAATTTAAATATCTATTGCCACGATAAAACGTTTCGTAGCTATCAATAATAATTTAATTATTTTATACTCAACTACAAGCTATTCATTTATTCTTCTTATACCGTAAGAATCTATTGTAACAATTTTACCGTTTTTCATATAATCAATTTTAGTAAGGTTTATATTTCTCAAATCCTGTATTGGGTTTAAAAAAGTGGAATTATGACAGAACAAATACCATTCATTATCCACCTCATATATAGAATGATAAACAGCCCGGCCTGCAAACGGATTAAATATTCTTCCCTTATATGTAAAAGATCCATAAGGACTATCACCAATTGCATAGAAAATAAAATTACTGTCTTGTATTGAATAAGAGAAATAAAATTTACCATTATATTTATGAATCCATGAAGCTTCGAAAAAAGATTTGTAATTATTTGAAGACAGCATAACAGCTCCTTGTTCGTCCAGAATTTTAATTTCTTTGAGATCTTCAGCAAGTTCCAAAATATCATCTGCAAACATTTCTACTATAGTATCCAATTATTTTTTTATTTCTTTTAACTTCAATACGCTATCATACGCTTTCTTAGGTTTTAAATCTTTATCAAATAATAATGGGTAATTTGTCCTTCCTTTTATTGGCCAGTCATTCAACCAGGACTGTCCATCATAAACACCCCAAAATGTTACCCTGCTGATTTTATCTTTATGTTTTAAAAACAATTTAAAGATTGACGCATAACGCTCAGCTAGTTTCACCTGAACAGAATCGGGAAGTTTTTCAGGATAAGGATTCATTTTTGCACTTCCTTCAAAATTTTGGTTCACATCCGCACCTTTTAAATCCCAAGGGTTTGGCAAAACGGTAATATCCAATTCTGTAAAAGCAACTTTTAAGCCCAAAGCAGAATACGCCAAAATACTTTCTTCAATCATTTCTATAGAAGGACTTTCTAATCGCCAGTGAGCCTGTATTCCTACTCCATCAATTTTTCCTCCTCCTGCTTTGATTTTTTTAATTAAATTAATATTGCCTTTTCTTTTTGCCGGTTCTTCATTATTATAATCATTATAATACAAATCTACTTTTGGATCTGCAGCAGCTGCCAGTTTAAAAGCATCAACAAGATATTGCTCTCCAAGTGTCTTCAAAAAAACTGATTTTCTTAATGTTCCGTCTTCGTTCAAAGCTTCATTTACAACATCCCAGGAATCAATTCTTCCTTTGTATTTTGAGACAATTGTTGTGATATGGTCTCTCATAAAAGCTTTCATTTCTGTACTGTCTTTAATTTCAGCCATCCATGGAGCCAATTGACTATGCCAGATTAGAGTATGGCCATGTATGAACATTTTATTCTTTTCTCCATAGGCAACAAATTTATCAGACGTTGCAAAATCATATTTATCTTTAGAAGGATGCAAAAACATCGCTTTCATGATATTCTCTGCTGTAATAGCATTAAACTGTTTTTTGATTAAAGAATCTTCTTTGGCATTTTTTTCTTCAATCTGATTTACATCTAACGCAGTACCGATATAAAAATCTTTTTTATAACTGTCTTTCAATGAAATACCATTTTTTTCTTTTTTTGTGCATTACAGCTGGTGAAGATGATTAGAGGTAAAAGCAGTAAATAATGATTAATTAATTTCATTTTATGGTTTTTAAGGTTGATAGTTTTTTTATGTTGAATTATTGTACAGTTTTCATTTGTCATTTAATACAATCCGTAAGTAATAATAATTATAGTTGTATATCTTTTAATTTCCGGGCGCAAAAGGGAATTTTAATGATTTAAAATAATCTAAGGATTGTGCTGGTTTCTCAACTCCCACAGGCAATTCCTTACCCGAATATTGCTGAAAATAAAGCAGACAGGCATCCCGCCACCATTTTGCCTCTTTATATTGAATTTGTAACAACATCTGAACTTCTTTGAAACGTTCGTTATCAATATATTTTTCAGCTTTATTCCAAATATTTTGCATATTTTTCACCTGATCAACACCTTCCTGATACTTCAAAGCTAAACCATCCCAAAGTGTTTGCCCGTTTTTTAATTTATAATCCCAGTCAAGATGATGAAACCATAGTAAATCTTTTTCAGGACAGGTTTTCACATTATCAAACAATTTTTCTACTTCCGGGGCATATTGTGATGTTGCATTTGTTCCGGTTTTAGAGCGGTCAAAACCAATACCGTTTTTATCTGCTTTGTGATAATACACCGGATTCCATTCCGGTCTGGATAAATTAGAAACCCAAGGACCTGGTCCATAATGATGCCCTGTATCCATAATATGATGTAATCCAAGTGGAGTCATATAATTAACAACTGCTTCACGAGATTCTATCATCATTTTTTTAATTGGGCTGATGAAATTTTCATCATTCGAAAACGTACATCTCAGCCATTCATCAGCAATAGTTTCAGAATCTAAATTGGGGTTCCAGGAAAGTCTTCCAAAGCCATACCAGTTAGCCTGTGCAAAAGGGTGACCGGTCCAGTTCAAATCATTTCCGATATTGGAAACTCCTGCAATACCTGTTAGCTTCGTTTTTATATAAGAACCGTCAACTACTTTAGCAACGGTTGTTCCTTTTCCTTTTTGATAAGTATCTGCTTCTAAAACTTCCTGAAATAATTTAGGCAGAAAAACCAAATGTGTGCTAAAACCTAAGTATTCCTGAGTAATTTGAAATTCCATCATTAATGGCGTTTTAGGCATAGCCCCAAACATAGGATGAAAAGGTTCGCGTGGCTGAAAATCGATTGCTCCGTTTTTTACCTGAACGATTACATTCTCTTTGAATTTTCCGT encodes:
- a CDS encoding alpha/beta hydrolase-fold protein translates to MLWISCGDNDWLISNSKRTHDYLYKNDVPHVYYIEPGVHDFKVWKNGLYMFSQFLFKPVDASSFAKYTVLGTQAETNIRTAKYPQILPDNRVVFKVKAPQATKVQIDLGKKYDLIKDEEGTWNVTTDVVNKGFNYYSLLIDGVAVADPSSESFYGMGRMASGIEIPNKEGEFYALKDIPHGDIRIKKYFSKGNNSWREMYVYTPPGYENAPEKFPVLYLLHGGGEDQRGWANQGKANLILDNLIAENKAKPMVIAMIDGNMGGTEGFNENSLKAFENELKSGVIPFVESNFKVAADAKNRALAGLSMGGLQTLYTGVKNSDMFSYIGVFSSGWWANNQTLSEPQYEFMKNNTAIINSNIKEFWISMGGKEDIAFENCKIMLSRFDKIGIKYKYSEYPGGHSWPVWRHDLFMFAPLLFK
- a CDS encoding sialate O-acetylesterase, producing MKLITKFFAFAILFSIAQKGYSQDPDFHVYLSFGQSNMEGYAKIEAQDKVGIDDRFQVLAAVDCPETGRKIGNWYTAVPPLCRCNTGLTPVDYFGRNLIANLPKKVKVGVINVAVGGCKIELFDKNKSAEYIATAPDWMKGMIKEYDGNPYARLVEMAKIAQKKGVIKGILLHQGESNTGDTLWPKKVKIVYDNLMKDLNLDPKKVPLLSGETVNEDQNGKCGSMNKIIATLPKTISNSYVISSKGCTVEPDFLHFNASGYRELGKRYAQKMLSLLGYQFSDKGISLRIQAPVGFDQLNADIPAGKIETITYESKTVGSIRKATVYTPPGFNKKKKYPVLYLLHGIGGDEKEWLNGGNPQIILDNLYAEGTIEHMIVVMPNGRAMKDDSAIGNIMAPDKVQAFATFEKDLLNDLIPFIEKKYPVLKDREHRAIAGLSMGGGQSLNFGLGNLDKFAWVGAFSAAPNTKIPKELLSDPEEAKEIKIALDFLWR
- a CDS encoding SGNH/GDSL hydrolase family protein, producing MKKRQIISILALVNLLIFIVSCKPNQVTAKRTDKNWVGTWATAQMLVEPNNMPPEPGLAENTIRQIIRVSIGGKQQRMRFSNLFSDQPTVLKSVSVANVVTAPEIDPATQKILSFNGNPEITMNPEQEVFSDVFDFDLKPGQLLAITIHYGAASHKTSGHPGSRTTSYILQGDNIANATFSGAIKTDHWYSIMGVDVNNDSAANIVCLGNSITDGRGSGTNKQNRWTDILSARLLANKKTDHIGVLNLGIGGNCVVKGGLGPTALNRFDRDVLSQKGTKWLMILEGVNDIGGIKNAEDAPLKAQELIEAYKVMIDKAHAKGIKVYGCTILPFQKSFYDAPYRQEARDIVNEWIRNSNAFDAVIDFDKAMASGMGSKTILSDMHDGDFLHPNESGYLRMGEAVDLDLFK
- a CDS encoding RagB/SusD family nutrient uptake outer membrane protein gives rise to the protein MKRYIFKKLIIGSVVLFSFAGCSDILEEKPHDFYEPGYFKTEAGVKQGLTSHYAHLRWIYGQAYYYNSVQTGTDENTYGQQADGNFKDHDLSGVGVINPNSSRADVVWNNSYNDINTASGIIENGAAVGVASSLIAESRFFRAFDYFLLVQNFGGVPLDLGAGELKFNTKPSRSSKRNTVSEVYTKAIFPDLVSAVNDLPVAPRLTGTVTKTVARLFLAKAYLTYAWWLENPNNIPTYPDTPRVDPDGHNAQWYFQKAYDIALDGINNPGSYGLLDYYYDVNLGSNDRNKEVMLYADHTEESEYYNGASLTYGSGGSPDNFAGWMGTFNYTAIRSKNGTTSVSSVQRAADQFLGRPWVRMAPPIEVFTNTFADKTNDSRYDGTFTSVYRGNWNLLGTGLTNVTTLTNANGLSVTPNSAILTFLNDEPGTPITYPTGAGDSGVGGGVLPGRADYVIAPSGINRIVYPGLWKLGPYRTDNAGGLGQPNAGSTRPFPIAKFSEFYFVAAEAAVKGATGSMTARSLINVIRARAGKWRWDNNGNVAKSADNSALLTSTTPAVITINYILAERSREYYGEGYRWYDLIRTQKWNELAGKYSIGGSNYVDHTPQVVTRTIEPHHYLRPIPQGQIDLMEMSAAEKAEYQNPGYN
- a CDS encoding SusC/RagA family TonB-linked outer membrane protein gives rise to the protein MTNYFVTIKSKHLKCFCFLILMLGLSLHAGAQTKVKGTVSDANGPIPGANVNLKGTKTGVSTGFDGTYSIDVPSNGVLVFSFIGLKSKEVAVNGQNQINVKLEEESGVLKEVVVIGYGTQRKEAVTGSVASIGGKELNEVQSANVTQALQGRLAGVELTQTSTKPGAAMQIRIRGTRSLTGDNDPLIVLDGVPFGGQIGDINPVDIKSVDVLKDASATAIYGSRGANGVILITTNKGRKNQSATFTYNGFTGIKQIFGQYDMMDGAKFAALRDYSGRFTDGVDESRDTNINWQDSLYGSGEMISHDVSVSGGTESGSYNAGLGYYKEESVLPGQKYERFSLRGGLDQQIGKIFRVGFTTNSNYSVTNGDNIGTGTILGTSPLANPYNPDGSLKRTVKMANDENWVYTRNTIEGLGDSYVNQTRAFSSYNNIFAELKIPGVEGLKYRMNGGLNFRTSNSGYYEGYGVFDVNPTTISNASIGNSLATQWLIENLLTYDKTFANKHTINFVGLYSNEQRTSNSSLIRRNGITSDAFQFYNLGQSEEEAVINPADQDYTQWGLTSYMARLMYSYDNKYFISGTVRSDGSSRLAPGNKWFTYPAVSVGWTVSNESFMKNISWANLVKLRAGYGTTSNQAVAPYSTLGALGTRPYNFGSTNSTGVYVTQAPNPNLGWEFSTTWNYGLDFGFFNNRLSGTIEYYKTHTTDVLQSVNLPPTGGVSNYIGNVGETENKGFEIALNGVILDNPKGLSWTVGFNLYANDNKLVKLASGATRDEGNSWFVGHNINSIYDYQKVGIWQEGDPYMSIYEPGPTGINQQGTVVGSIKVKYTGDFNPDGSPTRAINASDRQIIDTDPDFQGGFNTNLTYKGFDFSAVGAFRSGGVLISTLYGGASYLNLLDGRRSNVDVDYWTPDNRDAEFPNPRGIRSGDNPKYMSTMGYFDASYVKIRALTLGYTLDQQFMRDLGIQKLRLYVTAQNPFVLFSPYHKMSGMDPETNSLGDENQAVASYNRRFLVIGTNTPTTRNYLFGLNLTF
- a CDS encoding endo-1,4-beta-xylanase: MKDSYKKDFYIGTALDVNQIEEKNAKEDSLIKKQFNAITAENIMKAMFLHPSKDKYDFATSDKFVAYGEKNKMFIHGHTLIWHSQLAPWMAEIKDSTEMKAFMRDHITTIVSKYKGRIDSWDVVNEALNEDGTLRKSVFLKTLGEQYLVDAFKLAAAADPKVDLYYNDYNNEEPAKRKGNINLIKKIKAGGGKIDGVGIQAHWRLESPSIEMIEESILAYSALGLKVAFTELDITVLPNPWDLKGADVNQNFEGSAKMNPYPEKLPDSVQVKLAERYASIFKLFLKHKDKISRVTFWGVYDGQSWLNDWPIKGRTNYPLLFDKDLKPKKAYDSVLKLKEIKK